In Candidatus Binataceae bacterium, one DNA window encodes the following:
- the dtd gene encoding D-aminoacyl-tRNA deacylase, with translation MRAIVQRVSRAAVRIEGRQAAGIGRGFVVLLGVGGDDGETDADFLLDRILGLRVFADASGKMNLALGAVDGALLVISQFTLYADTRQRRPSFTAAAPPEQACRLYKYFLSQAGKHDVKVECGEFGAHMEVDLINDGPVTILLDSATR, from the coding sequence ATGCGTGCGATTGTTCAACGGGTGAGTCGCGCCGCGGTGCGAATCGAGGGGCGGCAAGCCGCCGGCATCGGGCGCGGCTTCGTGGTCCTGCTGGGAGTCGGCGGCGACGACGGCGAAACAGACGCGGATTTTCTTCTCGATCGCATACTCGGGCTGAGGGTCTTTGCCGACGCCAGCGGCAAGATGAATCTCGCGCTCGGCGCCGTCGACGGCGCGCTGCTGGTGATCTCTCAATTCACCCTGTATGCCGATACGCGCCAGCGCCGCCCGTCGTTCACTGCGGCCGCGCCGCCGGAGCAGGCGTGCCGACTGTATAAGTACTTTCTGTCGCAGGCGGGCAAGCATGATGTTAAGGTTGAGTGCGGCGAATTCGGCGCGCACATGGAAGTCGATTTGATCAACGACGGACCGGTCACGATCCTCCTCGACAGCGCGACGCGGTGA
- a CDS encoding DUF1285 domain-containing protein gives MAKAGFYAIESGKISFRRDGNWYTDDERIDNQRIALLFSRSIRRNADGSFFLQVGDERASITVEDTPYVVITVEESAYGGFLVVTNDGEREGLDLATLEVGANNVLYCRVKAGVFRARFLRSAYYHLSDHFVAEENGGFALSVAGRRYPIAIAGNAE, from the coding sequence ATGGCAAAGGCGGGCTTTTACGCGATCGAATCGGGCAAGATTTCGTTCCGGCGCGACGGCAACTGGTATACTGACGACGAGCGGATCGATAATCAGCGGATCGCGCTGCTCTTCAGCCGGAGCATCCGGCGCAACGCTGACGGCAGCTTTTTTCTCCAGGTCGGCGACGAACGCGCGTCGATCACGGTCGAGGATACTCCGTACGTCGTAATTACCGTGGAGGAAAGCGCCTACGGCGGTTTCCTCGTCGTCACCAACGACGGCGAACGCGAGGGGCTCGACCTGGCGACGCTCGAAGTCGGGGCCAATAATGTCCTCTACTGCCGGGTCAAGGCTGGCGTATTTCGCGCGCGCTTTCTGCGTTCCGCCTATTACCATCTGAGCGATCATTTCGTGGCCGAAGAGAATGGCGGTTTTGCGCTGAGCGTTGCCGGCCGGCGCTATCCGATCGCGATTGCCGGGAACGCCGAGTGA
- a CDS encoding tRNA (cytidine(34)-2'-O)-methyltransferase, producing the protein MTTPALHVVLVRPEIPQNTGSIARLVAATQTRLHLVGPLGFSLEDRYLKRAGLDYWPLVDLQTYAAWPEFDQIHATTQADNFKYFSARAEKSYLDARYRRGDFLVFGSETKGLGAEFLNSRAAAAYRIPIFEAGVRSLNLANAVAIVVYEALRQTGMTTARA; encoded by the coding sequence GTGACGACGCCGGCGTTGCATGTCGTGCTGGTGCGTCCGGAGATTCCGCAGAACACCGGCTCGATCGCGCGACTAGTCGCCGCCACGCAGACGCGCCTGCATCTGGTCGGGCCGCTCGGCTTTTCGCTTGAAGATCGCTATCTCAAGCGGGCCGGACTCGATTATTGGCCGCTGGTCGATTTGCAGACGTACGCCGCGTGGCCTGAGTTTGATCAAATCCATGCGACGACGCAGGCGGACAACTTCAAGTATTTCTCGGCCCGCGCCGAAAAGTCCTATCTCGACGCTCGCTATCGGCGCGGCGATTTCCTGGTCTTCGGCAGCGAGACCAAGGGGCTGGGTGCGGAGTTTCTCAATTCGCGCGCCGCGGCGGCCTATCGGATCCCGATCTTTGAAGCGGGCGTGCGCAGCCTGAATCTTGCCAATGCGGTCGCGATCGTGGTTTACGAAGCCCTGCGACAAACCGGAATGACTACGGCGCGGGCGTAA